One stretch of Cygnus olor isolate bCygOlo1 chromosome 1, bCygOlo1.pri.v2, whole genome shotgun sequence DNA includes these proteins:
- the LOC121075566 gene encoding T-cell receptor-associated transmembrane adapter 1 — MECHPSVWGVLAFLSLALIVSLILNISHYMKKKQETKTYKDYEDNSPSYDDHYTEDDPVYGNLSQEILEECCYEQMKSQPQMPVNQLQVEPDHQMCYASLDHSVKGKRRKPRRKKDPSVEDEERSSKPTIITSKVSIYLNSDQLAAENTVNIEAIHDDPIRLMGLIHTSNGENI; from the exons ATGGAATGCCACCCTTCTGTCTGGGGAGTTTTGGCCTTTCTGAGTCTGGCTCTGATTGTTTCATTGATACTGAATATTTCACACtatatgaaaaagaagcaagaaa CTAAAACGTATAAAGACTACGAAGACAACAGTCCAAG CTATGATGACCATTACACAGAAGATGACCCAGTTTATGGCAATCTCAGTCAAGAAATTTTAG AGGAATGTTGTTACGAGCAGATGAAGTCCCAGCCTCAAATGCCAGTTAACCAACTACAG GTGGAGCCTGACCATCAGATGTGTTATGCCTCACTTGATCACAGTGTCAAGGGAAAACGCAGAaaaccaaggagaaaaaaagacccTTCAGTAGAGGATGAAGAAAGATCATCCAAACCCACCATTATCACTTCAAAAGTTAGCATTTACCTCAACAGTGATCAGCTGGCTGCTGAAAATACTGTAAACATAGAAGCCATTCATGATGATCCCATAAGACTAATGGGTTTGATTCATACATCAAATGGAGAGAACATTTGA